Below is a genomic region from Bacteroidota bacterium.
TTTCTAAAAAAGAAAACCTGAAACTTGCTTATTTTGAACTTGATAAAGCCAAAGCGGTTGAAGTAAAAACAATTGAAATGAGCCAGGGGAATAAAATCAGCCGAATACTTGCCTGGACTTTTCTCTTAAAGGAAGAACAAAAAAAATGGGTGGATTTATTGTGGTAAAGGCTAGTTTGATAAATTAATACAAGCAAATAATAAAACCACAAAACAAAAGATTCAATCCTTAAGAAACTGTTTTGAATTTAATTTTTAATTCTATTAAGCATTAGTCGAATCATTGCTAATTGTATCATAGTTTCACTTGTATCAGTATGATATTCAAAATCTTTACTTAACCTTCTGTAACTTTCAAACCAAGCAAATGTTCGTTCAACTACCCATCGTTTAGGTAAAACAATAAACTGTTTTTCTTTATCAGTACGAAGTACTATTTCAATCGCCCAGCCAAAAAGCTTTTTCACGTATTCAATTAATTCACCTCTATAGCCACCATCGGCAAATATTTTAGTCAAGCGATTGAACCGCCCCCTGAGTTTGTTTATAACATCTTTTGCAGCTTGACTATCATGGATATTTGCAGCATGCACAACTACCACAAGTAAAAGTCCCATAGTGTCCGTAATAATATGCTGTTTGCGTCCTTTTATTTTTTTTCCACCATCCACTCCTCTATA
It encodes:
- a CDS encoding IS5 family transposase is translated as MKTYPTNLTENQWQIIENILNDNRKRKHKLRDILDAIFYLLKTGCQWRMLPKEFAPYNTVYFYFRKWKHNGLIEEIHECIRGIIRKKSGREESPSAACIDSRSVKTTRSGGLYRGVDGGKKIKGRKQHIITDTMGLLLVVVVHAANIHDSQAAKDVINKLRGRFNRLTKIFADGGYRGELIEYVKKLFGWAIEIVLRTDKEKQFIVLPKRWVVERTFAWFESYRRLSKDFEYHTDTSETMIQLAMIRLMLNRIKN